TATTCCCAGACAGATACTATTGCTATCAAGTACTTTCCAAGGTTGGTTGTAAGACAGTTAACCTAAATTTAGACTTCCTTTAGACTCAAAATCCCCTTTTAAATCATTCTATCTTCAAAAGTATTAATGTGTTAGAAATATTACAAAAAGCATTTGGAATGTTGAAAAGAGAGATTTTGAATGTGGGAAGTAATAGTaagtttgaaattcttttttttttaattgaaatgtagAGAGAATTTCACAAAGGATacacaggaaagaaagagaagaattagATTCAtatcacacagaaacagagagagaagagataggaCCATCAAGAGAGATAGAGTTCAAGAAAAATTACCATGAACAAAGAGGTACATTATATAATGATTAGGAACAATTCTCCAAAAAGCTATAATAATTCTAAAAAATCTctgtctttctgattcatttcacttagcatgatacacgagactaacacccaagaacagtggagacgaggaccaggaagattattccacagttggaagcctgctttatgagctgggggagaaggcagctggaatagaggagggatcactaagtcaatgatgatagGAGAGAtcactcgggatgagagatgtgtgcttaaagtagataaaagactGGGCATGATGGcatctcattatctgtattgcaaaccataatacccataagtagagcaAGAgtagagggaaattgtctgccatagaggcagagggagggatgggaggacgggggtggggaggggaggaaaggatactgaggacattggtggtggaaaatgtaccctggtggagggatgcgtgttcgatcattgtatgactgaaactcaaacatgaaagttttgtaactatctcacagtgattcgataaaaaaaaatttaaatatatgcgTCTAAGAACAGGGGATCAAAATGCATGAGGCAAAGTTGAGGAACTGAAATGAGAAATAGATTATCATACTATTATAAATGGAGAGTTTAACTTCCCTCTATCAGAAATGTACAAAtctaacaaacacaaaaacaaaattacagtTGATCACAACATACCATAAATGAACTGGGCATGATGGATTTCTATAATGGAAGTCATTCAACAACAGCaacatacacattcttctcaagctcACATGAAACACTCACAAAGATAAACCATTAGCCATAAAACACacccaaacaaattttaaaagatgcaaaTCATAAGATGTTTGCATCTAGATCACAGTGGAATTAAGCAGAAAGCAATAACTGAAAGATAACTAGAAAATGCACTTTGAGATTAGGCAACATCTTTCTAAATTATTACTGGGTTAAGAAAGAAATCTCAAGAGGAAATTTCAAAATGTGTAGAACCAAAAGAAAAGCAGAAGTATTCTAGTAAGTGCACTAGTTATAGCAAATATTCCTTACAACTTGGAGGTAAACCATCCAGGACTTCGGTTGAACTGAtgattttaaaatagcttttccTTCAGCAATGCTGGGTGACTCATGCCCACACCATTTAAAAAGAAGTTGTCAGTGCgtctcaaattttaatttttaaaacaaaggggCCCTTCTTGTATGAACAAGTTTGTTCATCTGTTAAGAAATGCTTTcaaggggttggaatgatagtacagcgggtagggcatttcctggAATCCCATgcggtttctgagcactgccaggagtaattctaagtACAGAACTaagactaactcctgagcatttggGGGCATGGCCccctacaaaacaaaacagaaaaacatcaaATTCATTTTTTCAAATGGGTTCAAACTTAGATATTTACTGTGAAACTGTGGAGGTGCTGGATAATTAGTCATCAAACCATTTGACAATTAAGATTGGTAAGTAATGCCTACTTCTAACATGCATACTTGAAAGCATAAAACAGCACTTGAATGTTACACTTGAAGCTGGGACATGTTCAACTTCttccttgttctttcttctttcactttttccAGATCTTTAACAAATTTAATCCGTTTGTGTCCAGACAAGATGCTTTAATAtcatgcaaaagaaaacaaaatacagtgGTGAGGGGAATCGAAGTGCCTTTCACAGCTTAAACATTTTGGAGATTCTAAAGTTCTGCTTATCAAATTttagacaattttctttttttgtccttaATAGAATATGATTAGACTAGGTAAGATTTAAGCCAGAAACTCTGGATCCAGTCTAGTGATGGTCCAAAAGTTTGATATTTAGGCATTCATTCTTTCAtgtgtattcatttattcacttgtTTGCTCGATAGACATTTACTAAGTGCCAAGTTACAAAAATGAGTGCACTTATTCCTAGAAATTAAGGAATGCATCAGGATATGATCCTACAAAAGAAATCAGGCATTTGACCCATATGGCAACTGCCCTGaaacaataatttaatatattcctTGGATTTTCCTTCCTCTTACCTTTCCCTTAGGCTTTCCAAGAAATTTGGACTTTGTAAATAgtgctttgttttcctttatgtaATCGTTTTAGGAGTGAAAAGAGGCAAAAAGAAAGtgtataaagaaattaaagttttatAAGATGGAGAACCAAACATGCtgttacaattaattttttttttttggtttttcaacTATATTTTACAGATTGTCCTAAAACAGTgttcaggtgtgtgtggggggggttgggggagaataAGTCCTGATTATGTGTCAGTTCATAGCACAGTTGCTCAATTCAGTTGGGTATGGATAATATTATGATTTAttgaaaatgtctattttaaaaagttattcgttaggccagagagatagtacagtgagtatggtgcttgccttgcacttgaccaagctggcttccatctccagcaccccatatggtcccctgagcacccctggcagTGATACCTACACATAAaagcgggagtaagccctgaacatcaccaagtgtggcccccaaacaaaacaaagaagttaTTTGTTACTTCTAGGAAGGGGTCCTGTCGGAATTTTCTTCAAGATTCTCGTTTGCTGCTCAGAAAAGCTTTTTGAGCTTTTGTACTTGCTTTGTGATACTTTGTATCACAATAATTCTCATTTTGTAGCACCAGCTTTGGATATTCTGTCCACTATGTGCAATCCTCTGCTGTATGATATTATCCAAACTCAAAAAAGTACCATTAAAATACCTTATTGTTAAAAATCAGCAAGAACTTTGCTTCTCTGAACCTCCCTTCTTTGTCAGCGTGTCTGCAGAGAAGACAAAGTAATACTTCCTGATTGAAGGATAAGCCTGGGATGAGGATCGAGGGCCAATGGGCGCTACAAAGTAATTACTAATCAGCTATACATTGGCCAAGAGGTTGCGCTCTGGGATCATCAAACCAGACTTGCCAGCCAGAGCTGACGAGTGCTGATGAGCACTGGGTCTCCCAAATGCTCACCTTGCCTCTTCCCCGGCCTTTCTCGAGCAAATTCAAGTCAAAAACCTCAGTCATAGCTGGAGTCTCCCCTCCCTGATTCTTTGAGAGGAACCTGTAGCACCTTGAGCGGAGTTTGGGGTGCACTCGGAGCTCCCCAGTTAGGTTTCCtcagtgcccattttccctcctccagctcctcttaCCCATGTATTGGGGGacagtttttccccaatgtgCCCAGACACGTTGCACACTGGGTCCAGGCAGACACAGGGCGAAGGATGACGGGTGCATGTAGAATCCCCTctgggagacagctgatggctgctcgatttattgccaaatacacacatattttatagaggatcACCCCCGACCATCCTCGGCACAAGAGAATGATCCAATCAGAGGAAGTTTAGCATGACTGACCCATCACTTTTCCAACTCGCCTTTGCCTGGGCCCAATCCCAGTTAGGGCTAAGAATactgcagttaggaatgacttGCTAAGtgtaggtgacaattcttgggggactgggtgagactcaaggctgAATACCTGGGGCTTGTCAAATGCACCCAGCACTCCCCACTGGGTCACTATGTGGGGACAGATCGtatctgctatgcagggacagatctatCTGCTCCGGCACCTGTTGTCATGCTCCACACCCATGAAGAGTAGTTTGAAAGTTTTCAATCTCTATAATGGAGTGTAGTTTCTCTTACTCCTGAGTTCTCCAAGGACCACTTCCTTGCCAAGCGGGACCAAGGCCATACTAAAGAAGTATCCCTCCTTACAGCAAAACTGGAGAAGCTTTTTCTTCAGTGGCAACCATTCCGAGTTCAGTCGTTCACCCTTGGGTCAGTTGTCTTTCGGCTAGGAAAGACTCAAAGTCTTTTCACCAAGAACAACCCAGGAGCCAGACAAAATGCATATGGAAGTTCATACCTAGGAATAAGAATTTAtccaaggggctagagagatagtatctGAGTAGAATACTTTCCTTGTAAGCAGCAAATCCAGATTTGATATCAAGGCTCCTcttatgtcccctgagcactgacaagtgtaCCTCCACCCAAATTATCCAAGTTCTTAACTAGCTAACAATGACTTGGCATATTGCCAGTGCATCAAAGGCTCAACTATCTTGCTTCTCAACTATTGCAGAGCAATCTgcaaaataacaaataaactaaattaattctctatctttatttttaattaattataaataaagtatttagaaatgcccattttgctgaaatTGACAACTTTTTAATCAATAAGCATTTCCTATGttgtgcttttaaattttttcacacATAGTATATGATAAAATACTAAGTTACTGAGAAAGGATCTCCAACACACTGTCTTTCCAGGTCCTTATGATTTTGATTGACACTTGGATTTCTTATTTGAAAAGGAGTAGAGATGGGGTTGCTTATGAATAATGCAAGTGGAATTTGAAATGCCTTCATCTGTATTCACACACATGCCAGCCTTCAACTCAGGGCACGTATGTCAGGCTTCATACCCGTATATATCCCTGCACACAAATTCTAGACTCACCGTGGATGAACAGTGAGCAACCCAAATTGCTTATCAATTGTGGGTGAGTATTCGTCACCCCCTGTGAAGTGGAGCCAGTAGAATCCCTTTGTGGCACAACTTCTGATGTTCTTTCTGGTGGTCTAAGCAATCACATTGTCATAAAATCGCTTTTCATCTTTCAGCTCCTCCTGTTTTCATGTAAGATGCTCTGGAAGACAAAGGCTGGTTCTGTTGCTCAAAGCCACTCCGCTGATGGCTCTATTTTACTAGATTTTACTAGCTTTACTAGTAATAATAGATTTTACTCTATTTTACTAGTTTTTCGATCAAGAAGCTACTGTAAACATCTAGGAATTACATCTCTTGCCTAGAACTACTCTAATTCCCCAACTTAGAATTCTTCCACTACTTGTGATTTCCACACTTCAAGAATTCTCTGAGCAAATTTGACATATTCAGCTCCAAGACTATCTCTTCTacgtgattattttttattttttcttttattttgataatttctcATCAGAACTGGCAATGTTTTTAAGTAATCTATTACTGGTGGTACATcctctttctttaaaagaaactTCAGATTAAGTGAATACCATAATGTGTAACTGGACTGTTAATCTTAGGAGTTAATTTTAAATTGGCTACATGGATCAAATGATTTCTAGGTATTGTTTTTCTCTAAATGATGTCCGAAGATATTCATGTTATATTCTTCAGAGTTacatggggtgggaggtgggggaatcAGACAATGGTTACAGAGTTCATTCTGCTCGGATTTCTCATTGGTCCAAGAATTAAGATGCTTCTGTTTGGGATTTTTGTGCTTTGCCTTGACTGTACTGGGGAAGGGGGTCATCCTGGGGCTCATCTCCCTGGACTCCAGactgcacacccccatgtacttcttcctgtcccaCCTGGCCTTCATGGACATCGCCTACGCCTGCAACACGGTGCCCCAGATGCTGGTCAACCTCCTGGATCCAGCCACGCCCATCTCCTTTGCTGGCTGCCTCACGCAGACTTTCCTTATTTTGGCCTTTGCTCTCACTGAATGTCTCCTCCTGGtggtgatgtcctatgaccggttcgtggccatctgccaccccctccgCTACTCCGTCATCATGAGCTGGAGGGTGTGTAACATCCTGGCAGTGGCCTCCTGGACCTTTGGAGTCCTTTTATCCTTGGTTCACCTAGTGTTACTGCTCCCCTTACCCTTCTGTAGATCTCAGAAAATCAATCACTTTTTCTGTGAAATTATGGCTGTCCTCAAACTTGCCTGTGCAGACACGCATGTCAACAAGATCATGGTGTTGGCTGGAGCAACTTCCGTGCTGGTCGGACCCTTTTCCTTCATTGTAATCTCATACACGTGCATCCTCTGTGCCATCCTTAGGATACAGTCAGGGGAGGGTCAGAggaaagccttctccacctgctcctcGCACCTCTGTGTGGTCGGACTCTTTTATGGGACCGCCATCATCATGTATGTGGGGCCCAGATATGGGAACCCAAAGGAGCAAAAGAAATATCTACTCTTGTTTCACAGTCTTTTCAATCCCATGCTCAATCCTCTCATCTATAGTCTTAGGAACTCTGAAGTGAAGAACGCCTTGAAGCGTGTTCTGGGGAGAGAGAGTGCTTCATGAGAGCATGATGGTCTCATGGCTGATCGTGACCTAAGAAAACATTATCTCCATAGACTCCAAATTGAAAGCAGCATGAGAAtgatctgaaatatttatttaaaagagatCTGTCACCTTTTCCacttctggagaagcctgtgttctctctcacaaatattcctctctttcttacctctctctctgtttttttcatataaactattttgcttcactgaacaataataaaaatacaatagagCTATCTTCAGGGACACATTAATATCACTGACTTCATAAACATGAACATACTTTGGAAATATCTTCAGATATCAATAGCAAGGAAGATGGTAGATGGACCAGGATTTAGAAGACAAGAATCTGGAAAATTATCCTAAATAGCACCCTCAGCAAACTCTGGTTCCTACCCCctatcttcaaaaatattttaggcaAATACTGTATTCTCAAAAGGATAACTAAATGATGATCAATTAAGGTTgagaattattatattttttagataCCTCATTTTAGGATTCACAATCCCTTTGTGttgtgaaaattataaaacttactGTGGTAAAAATAATTGTATCCCAACATCTGTTTCCAGATGCATTTGATATATGTTTATCATGCAGGGAACTGTAAGAAATTCTTGATCTTTATTGACTCATCATAAATACTTCGGTAATGTTCTCCTCAAACAAAACGATTTATTTCTACAAGGGGAATTTCTGAAAAGGATGCAAATCTAAACACAAGACGCTAAATCATCTATGAAAATCTTAACTTTCTTGAGTGCAGAAGGCCAATACCACTGATCCTACTCTCACAGAATAATCTGATCTCTGATCagcatttttacatatatttcaaaGGATGACCTTGTTCAAGTTCACAATCTTCTAACCCTGACATGAAAAATCACTCTGTATATATTTTCCTGTTTATGATTTCATGACacaaatctatttattttctgcCTTGGCCTTTAAAGGGAAAGCCACCTTTCTCTGGGAAACCAAAAAGACTTTTCTAAATCCACAACCAGCTTACTGTATAATCCTTTAAAAGATTTCTCAATTGGTGCATTTGAAAAATAGAGGTATAGGAGAGGCTCTATAAAGTCATGTTCACAGGACTATGTACAAGATGAATGAAGTAgactttaaaaaaggaaatgaatgcaAAATACAATGTCCGAGTtttgtaggcaggtagatagggggAGGCCCTGTACAATGACAAAGATCAGCAAaagttctgggaggaaaattccaaggctgacCCACACTGTGGATatgataagaccttgagcagcgGATCCTGAGGgtattggacccctccccatgaagaaaATTTCTTGAATACTCCAACTtgagtgattcagcccagagaagaatCCAGAACGTTCCAGACCAAGATATCCCAAGGAGAGCCCATAAAAGCTAACCCAAAAGCGCATTCCAAGTCTTTCTtggcccttggagaagcccgcgatCTCTCTTGAGCggttactctctttctctttcaccctttctccctccacaccttaaaccctccaaataaaatctgttttgcttctctgcttgtctactcctgaaattcttttctgagagcaagacaagaaccccgaaaaccctgggtaaggcctgggactagtctctcctttcctgcaaagagcaaattctTGCCCCAGCCTGAGAccgtggctccccgagaaatcagGTGCCTGGCAGGACAAGCcgacttcaggtgtggcctgaaggccacctggtggggctggtggaagggggtggggctcaggtgctgagcaggggctcatggcagactttaccagtcctagtcTTTCCAGGGGCACCCTGTTGGCAGAGGCTaagtgggagaaagtgaccatctttctctcctcACGACTCACgtgagtcacccgtggggcccaccaacatcacaaGGACTACTTAATCTTTTGGATACTAAGAAGGGAAAGAACTAAGAGGAAAATGCATGATTTACTAATCTGTAGTTGTATTTTCAATTAATATATCTCAAGTGATACATTTAAAAACAGAGATTTACTGATGCTTTGCGTAGAATACTGCATATGttactgtgatttttatttttaaaaaatgtgttaagTGAAGTTCCCATGAATTTGAAAAGATTTGgttttctaatgatttttttaatgttgtgcCAAGTTTTTCTGTggctaaaaaaatcaataaagtgaTATTAGCTCCTCTTGCCTActcctggaaaataaaatttgttttataatgaTTTAAAACAGTCATCTCATCTCATTGGAAAGCAATAGACTTGGAGGTaagttagaaattttaaaaatataagaatatttttattataacaaacCCTGGAGTCATTTTTTCTGGAGGGGGAGGTACCATCAGATCATCGTGAAACAGCGTGAATTAGTTTTAGGAACAGGGGATTAAGAGGAACTACATAACTGCACTAAAAGTATTTGATAGTATTGAACAAGTGTAATTTCAATCAAAATATTAAAGTTCTTATTTATGGGATTAATGTTTAGTCATTAATAGTCTTAGGCTTACTTGAGCCAGGAGGGAAAAGAATACAAAGTTCTATGCGAGTCCCGGTAGTCAGTTTGTTAAATTATCATTTGAGTGTCAGTGTTTCTCTCGTGCTGCCTTTACTTCTTATGGCCACTGTGGAGTCCTGGGAGTATCCTGTGGCCCAGTGCATCCTGGGTACGAAAGCAGAGATCTGGACGTCTTAGTTGCATGTCTCCCTAGAGAGGGCCATGAGGAGGTCCATAACCTCATAGAATGTTAACCACAGACGCATTAATGAAAGATTTTCtaacctgagcattgcaaggagcagccctgagcaccacagtgtatagcccaaccctctccccaaagaaaagcaaaacagaagcTGGCATTGCATTCTTTGTACCATAAAATGTTAtacttcacaaagaaaaaaaagaatcacaatgGCAAAAAAAACAACTTCTCTTCAAAACAGCTATCCAGGTTTAAAATCCCAATTTATTGGATAGGTCCAGAACCACTTTTCTTTCAGTTAATCTGATCATGATTGAGAAAATTGACTGTAATCAATAACAAGATTATCATGAGTTACCCAGATACCAATTTCAAACTTTGTAATGAAAGAGTTAAGTGTTTCTTCATGAAAAGAAGTTCCTACACTCATTCTCCAAGGTGTCCcagttcagttaaaaaataagtagaagtggtgaattaaattatattcattatatataaatatatatg
The nucleotide sequence above comes from Sorex araneus isolate mSorAra2 chromosome 1, mSorAra2.pri, whole genome shotgun sequence. Encoded proteins:
- the LOC101552630 gene encoding LOW QUALITY PROTEIN: olfactory receptor 13 (The sequence of the model RefSeq protein was modified relative to this genomic sequence to represent the inferred CDS: inserted 2 bases in 1 codon), translated to MVTEFILLGFLIGPRIKMLLFGIFVLXALTVLGKGVILGLISLDSRLHTPMYFFLSHLAFMDIAYACNTVPQMLVNLLDPATPISFAGCLTQTFLILAFALTECLLLVVMSYDRFVAICHPLRYSVIMSWRVCNILAVASWTFGVLLSLVHLVLLLPLPFCRSQKINHFFCEIMAVLKLACADTHVNKIMVLAGATSVLVGPFSFIVISYTCILCAILRIQSGEGQRKAFSTCSSHLCVVGLFYGTAIIMYVGPRYGNPKEQKKYLLLFHSLFNPMLNPLIYSLRNSEVKNALKRVLGRESAS